DNA sequence from the Liolophura sinensis isolate JHLJ2023 chromosome 1, CUHK_Ljap_v2, whole genome shotgun sequence genome:
AAGCTTTTTCCTTACTCTCCTTATAGCTCTTTCCTTAATGCCCCCGCAGATTTTATTCTAATCTTCCCATTTCGCGTTCACCAGGGAACGGGCCTCGGATTTGTTGCCGGATTCACCTTTATCACATGGATTTCCATGGGCGCTATATTGGTACCGCCAGCATTACCCTTCCTTGGTTTTCGGGACGACGGATGTAACGGCACGAACACAAACGGCAGTCTAACCACCACTATGGCTACACTGGCCACAACAGCCTTGCCCAATCAAATGTGCGTTTTTCGTATTCTTTATCGTATTCTATATCGCATTATGTATTACCATCTGTAATTATTACTTAGAAACAGTTCACTTTTGAAATGCTCTTCTCATCAAAGCTAAAACTGACCTAAACAGACAGAAATCGCACCTTGAGGGTGTAGACCTACAGGAGGACGATTTTAACAACAAATCCCTTTTACATGAATACTATTAAACCAAATTTAAAGTCCAAAAGTGCCCATATGAAGCAGGCACCTTGTCTGAGATGGGAGAAAATGCATCTTCGTGAAGTGTCTGTAGCCTTCAGAGATAACACTTGTTCTATTAACGTTAGTAAGTGATCGTGTCGGCCATTCTTGTCTCGTACTATTTCCTCAGTAGGCATTTGTATTCATCACCAGAATAACTGTTCCGacgttgttttgttgtttttgaagGTCAGGACTGGAGAAACTGTACAGCCTGTCTTATCAGCACTACACCGTGTTTGGGTCTCTCTTGACTGTTGTAGTAGCTTTGATCATCAGTGCCATATCAGGTGAGAACTTTGACACGAAACTTTAAGGAAAGAAACGTGCACATTTCTACAGAAGTAATTCAAACTTAAAACCCTTGACGGCTTTCTGTATCCTTTCCTACGACTTGTTCTGATGATGGTAGCACTATGTGATAAACAAGCCTCCTTCTTCAgtccacatgtatataaaatgctTCGTTTTCAGGATTTGTACCCTCTGAAGACGTGGATCCAAATTTGTACTATCCTGTGATGAGCAAGCTATGTTACCGGAAAAAACTGAAGGATAAACAGTTAATAAAGGTGAGTGAAAGTCTTGTGTGTGTCTTCTGTGATGAAATACTCCAGGCTCATACAGGTAAGCACAGGTCTTGTGTGTGTCTTCTGTGATGAATTACTCCAGGTTCATACAGGTAAGCAAGGGTCTTGTGTGGGTCTTCTGTGATGAAATACTCCAGGTTCATACAGGTAAGCACAGGTCTTGTGTGTGTCTTCTGTGATGAATTATTCCAGGTTCATACAGGTAAGCACAGGTCTTGTGTGTGTCTTCTGTGATGAAATACTCCAGGCTCATACAGGTAAGCACAGGTCTTGTGTGTGTCTTCTGTGATGAAATACTCCAGGTTCATACAGGTAAGCACAGGTCTTGTGTGTGTCTTCTGTGATGATATACCCCAGGTTCATACAGGTAAACAAAGGTCCTGTGTGTGTATTCTGTGATGAATTAACCCAGGTTCATACAGGTAAGCAAAGGTCTGGTGTGTGTCTTCTGTGAATTACTGCAGGTTCATACAGGTAAGAACAGGTCTTGTGTGTGTCTTCTGTGATGATATACCCCAGGTTCATACAGGTAAACAAAGGTCCTGTGTGTGTATTCTGTGATGAATTAACCCAGGTTCATACAGGTAAGCAAAGGTCTGGTGTGTGTCTTCTGTGAATTACTGCAGGTTCATACAGGTAAGAACAGGTCTTGTGTGTGTCTTCTGTGATGAAATATGCCAGGTTTATATAGGTTAGCACAGGTCTTGTGTATGTCTTCTGTGATGAATTACTCCAGGCTCATACCGGTAAGCAAAGGTTGTGTGTGTCTTCTGTGATGAATTACTCCAGGCTCATACAGGTAAGCAAAGGTTGTGTGTGGATCTTCTGTGATGAATTACTCCAGGCTCATACAGGTAAGCAAAGGTTGTGTGTGGATCTTCTGTGATGAATTACTCCAGGCTCATACAGGTAAGAACAGGTCTTGTGTGTGTCTTCTGTGATGAATTACTCCAGGCTCATACTGGTAAGCAAAGGTTGTGTGTGTCTTCTGTGATGAATTACTCCAGGCTCATACAGGTAAGCAAAGGTTGTGTGTGTCTTCTGTGATGAATTACTCCAGGCTCATACAGGTAAGCAAAGGTTGTGTGTGGATCTTCTGTGATGAATTACTCCAGGCTCATACCGGTAAGCAAAGGTTGGTTATGTCTTCTGTGATGAATTACTCCAGGCTCATACAGGTAAGCAAAGGTTGTGTGTGGATCTTCTGTGATGAAATACTCCAGGTTCATACAGGTAAGCAAAGGTCTTGTGTATGTCTTCTGTGATGAATTACTCCAGGCTCATACAGGTAAGCACAGGTCTTGTGTGTGTCTTCTGTGATGAATTACCCCAGGTTCATACAGGTAAGcaaatgttttgtgtgtgtattctgTGATCTAACTAAATTAGAcaaaatagctacatgtacaaaattagGCGTTGATTATTGTTACTATGACGTAATCACTTAAATCTCTACTAACAACAGGTAGGGAAATTAATTAAAGTCTCCAGATCAGAGATAACgtgtgaagacaataacattcattctccagatcagagacgacatgtgtgaagacaataacattcattctcaagatcagagacgacatgtgtgaagacaataacattcattctcaagatcagagacgacatgtgtgaagacaataacattcgttctccagatcagagacgacatgtgtggagacaaaaacattcattctccagatcagagacgacatgtgtgaagacaaaaacattcattctccagatcagagacgacatatgaagacaataacattcattctccagatcagagacgacatgtgtgaagacaataacattcattctccagatcagagacgacatgtgtgaagacaataacattcattctccagatcagagacgacatgtgtgaagacaaaaacattcattctccagatcagagacgacatgtgtgaagacaataacattcattctcaagatcagagacgacatatgaagacaataacattcattctccagatcagagacgacatgtgtgaagacaataacattcattctccagatcagagacgacatgtgtgaagacaataacattcattctccagatcagagacgacatgtgtgaagacaaaaacattcattctcaagatcagagacgacatatgtgaagacaataacattcattctccagatcagagacgacatgt
Encoded proteins:
- the LOC135468334 gene encoding sodium-coupled monocarboxylate transporter 1-like — encoded protein: MATLATTALPNQMSGLEKLYSLSYQHYTVFGSLLTVVVALIISAISGFVPSEDVDPNLYYPVMSKLCYRKKLKDKQLIKNREVELTEIAQITPLQSSEGHENSTGLYKKTTSEFSRANNTALG